CGGGCATGAACGAACGCATTCCGCTGTTCTCCCGGCCGCTGCCGGTCGTCGTCTTCATCCTGCTCGCGCTGCTGCTCGATCAGGCGGTGAAATTCGCCGTGGAGACCTGGCTTCCCTTCCAGGAGGCGGTGCATGTCGTGCCCATGCTGGCGCTCTACCGCACCTACAATTACGGCGTCGCCTTCTCCATGCTGTCGGGCATGGAGGGCTGGTTCATCGTCACGCTCAGGCTCTTCGTCGTCGCCTTCGTCGTCTGGCTCTGGCGGCAGACGCCCAAGGCGCGGGGCCTTGCCCATGCCGGCTATGCCTTCATCATCGCCGGCGCCTTCGGCAACCTCATCGACCGCGCGCTCTTCGGTTACG
The Shinella zoogloeoides DNA segment above includes these coding regions:
- the lspA gene encoding signal peptidase II — translated: MNERIPLFSRPLPVVVFILLALLLDQAVKFAVETWLPFQEAVHVVPMLALYRTYNYGVAFSMLSGMEGWFIVTLRLFVVAFVVWLWRQTPKARGLAHAGYAFIIAGAFGNLIDRALFGYVIDYVLFYTETWSFAVFNLADSFITIGAGLVILDELLSMRRAKR